The Candidatus Hydrogenedentota bacterium region AGATGATCGAAAAGACCTCGACCGTGAACGCGCCATGGACCATCGTGGAAGGAAACGACAAGAAGCACGCGCGCCTCAAGGCGTTGAGAACGGTGGTCGCGGCGATTGAAAAAGCGTTGAAGCGCAAGAACGGCCACAGGTAGTCCGCGTCATCCCCCCGATCCGCTTTTACAGGCATTTCCCGCGGCGCGCAGATGATCCATGAATTCGGGGGCGATGGCGCCGTCCGCGCCGATGGGAACGTCCCACGTGACCACGCCGCCCTTCTCGACTATTTTTCGCGTGATGGCGGCGACTTGTTCCGGCGAGAAACGCGGCGGGGAACCGGCCCAGCATTTGCCGATATAACTCAACATGTGATACTGGGCCTGCCCGATTCGGGGGCCGGGGCACACGACATCCTGCGGCTGGTCAATTTCGCCCGCCGTGTAGTCTTCCGCGGGCGTCAGTGTAATGATGGGGTTGACAATGCCGGGATTGAACGCGACGATGCCGGCGGGGTTGCCCGCGCGCGCCGCCGCCGCGAAACTGTCGAAATTCGGCGCGTCCGGGTGGCGGTACATCGCGTCGGGGTAGTAGCATCCGTCGAACCACCAACCCGCGACTTTTTCACCCCACCGTTCCGACCACTCTCGAATGACGGATTCCCATTTGCGCTGGAAGGATTCAAGGCGGGGATCCTCGTCGCCGGGTTTTACCGGAGCCGTGTCCCATCGCGGATGTTTGCCCGGTTTCCATTCGAGCGCCTTCATCGCTTCGGGGTCGCGGTCGGGTGCGCCGGAAGGCAGATACACCATCAGGCGGATGCCCTTCGGATGCAGCGCCGCATACAGATCGGCGATCAGATCGCGCTTCGCGCATTTGCTGGGAACCATGCCGGTTATCCGGTCGTATGTCGTGTTCGGCGAACAGTAAAAACCGGAATTTTGTCCAAGCGTAATCACATAGTATCCCGCGCCGACGGACGCCAGCGTGTCGGCCAGCGCATCCACATTGAAACGATCCACGGCGGCGTTCCACGTTTCGACCGTTGCATCCTTCAATACCGTGTCGGCCATGTAATGCGTGAACACGCCCCATTGCGCCTTTTGAAACCATTCCGCCCGGTGCGTCTTCACGTTTTCCGCCTCCTGTGTCCATCCCGCGCCGCACAAAACACACGCCATTGCAATGGCGCAACTAAACCGGTCCATGGCATTCCGTCTCCTCTCTTCCAAATCGTTTGTGGGGATGGTCCCGTTCCATTGATTGGCGCGCGTTCAGGCTTGTTCCCCGCTGAAAAAAGCGGCGACGTCCGTCGCGCTTGGATTGGCGCGCAGCAGGGCGGAGCAGTCCCGGCGCGTTTTTACGGCCTTGGCGAGTTCCGCGGAAAGGCGCGTGTCGCCAACGAGGATTGCGCCGACCAGTGCGTTGTCGTGAAAGAGAAACACGCGGCAGCCTTCCCCTGTTTCATCGCGAATCACCGTGTAACT contains the following coding sequences:
- a CDS encoding alpha-L-fucosidase, with amino-acid sequence MDRFSCAIAMACVLCGAGWTQEAENVKTHRAEWFQKAQWGVFTHYMADTVLKDATVETWNAAVDRFNVDALADTLASVGAGYYVITLGQNSGFYCSPNTTYDRITGMVPSKCAKRDLIADLYAALHPKGIRLMVYLPSGAPDRDPEAMKALEWKPGKHPRWDTAPVKPGDEDPRLESFQRKWESVIREWSERWGEKVAGWWFDGCYYPDAMYRHPDAPNFDSFAAAARAGNPAGIVAFNPGIVNPIITLTPAEDYTAGEIDQPQDVVCPGPRIGQAQYHMLSYIGKCWAGSPPRFSPEQVAAITRKIVEKGGVVTWDVPIGADGAIAPEFMDHLRAAGNACKSGSGG